The Starkeya sp. ORNL1 DNA window GAACTCGCCACGCGAGCCCTGGATCACCACGTCCGGCAGGAACATCGCCCCCAGCAGCACGAGGATGATCAGGATCGCCGGAACCGAGACTGCGAGGCTGGAGGGGGCGCCCTGCGCGATGATGGTGGTGTTGTCGGTTGCCATCTCAGTGCCTCCCGCCTTCGAGATAGGCGGCACGCACTTCCGGCCGATCCAGCAATTCGCGCCCTTCGCCGGACATGGTGACGGTGCCATTCACCAGCACATAGCCGCGATGGGCGAGCTTCAGCGCATGGAACGCGTTCTGCTCGACCAGGAACACCGTGAGCCCCTCGGACCTGTTGAGTTCGCGTATGGCGTCGAAGATCTGCCGCACGATCAGCGGGGCGAGGCCGAGCGAGGGCTCGTCCAGCATCAGGAGGCGCGGGCGGCTCATCAACGCGCGGCCGATGGCGAGCATCTGCTGCTCGCCGCCGGAGAGCGTGCCGCCGCGCTGGTTGATGCGCTCCTTGAGGCGCGGGAACATCGAGAACACCCGCAGCAGGTCCTCGTCGAAATGGGCGAAGCCATCGATGGAGGCGCCCATCTGCAGATTCTCGAACACCGTCATGCGCGGGAAGATGCGCCGGCCCTCGGGCGACTGCGCGATCCGGAGCTGCGCGATCTCGTGGGTCGGCAGCTTCGTGATGTCGCGGCCCTCGAACAGGATGGCGCCTTCGCGGGCGCGCGGCTGGCCGAAGATGGTCATCATCAGCGTCGACTTGCCGGCGCCGTTGGAGCCGATCAGCGTGACGATCTCGCCGCGATGGACGTCCACGTCGACGCCCTTCAGCGCCA harbors:
- a CDS encoding ABC transporter ATP-binding protein: MLAVRGVKTFYGNIMALKGVDVDVHRGEIVTLIGSNGAGKSTLMMTIFGQPRAREGAILFEGRDITKLPTHEIAQLRIAQSPEGRRIFPRMTVFENLQMGASIDGFAHFDEDLLRVFSMFPRLKERINQRGGTLSGGEQQMLAIGRALMSRPRLLMLDEPSLGLAPLIVRQIFDAIRELNRSEGLTVFLVEQNAFHALKLAHRGYVLVNGTVTMSGEGRELLDRPEVRAAYLEGGRH